One region of Diabrotica undecimpunctata isolate CICGRU chromosome 6, icDiaUnde3, whole genome shotgun sequence genomic DNA includes:
- the LOC140443209 gene encoding histone-lysine N-methyltransferase, H3 lysine-79 specific-like — protein sequence MELKLHSPVGAEPVCYTWPLIYGRGNDKHDRATEIVDTIRWVCEDLPVLKLPLENNILCNYDTKSYESMKSLCDRYNKAIDSVVALEKGTSLPAHRTANSPSRGLLKHILLQTYNSSVTAPERLNQYEPFSPEVYGETSYDLVCQMIDHIKISSDDVFIDLGSGVGQVVLQMAAATSCKLCIGIECADVPSLYAESMSKNFRTWMRWYGKKYGEYKLIKGDFLAEEYRENISQSSIVFVNNFAFGPALDHQLKERFADLRDGVKIVSSKNFCSLNFRISDRNLSDIGTIMHVSEMPPLKGSVSWTGRPFSYFLHTIDRTKLESYFQKLKQAQLRNNEDDNNSNSTTSSRGTRGKMYLLRNSSDFTSDSDSVDWSVGHKPKRARPNYKSIKRKRPESRAPKNKHQLRKLQYKISPDTKAHKIEEKHKIKEEQINDLDFLHNETLVSIVSKFDDSPAPGCFNHKLTALNTGLIVHEEISIPDQQSETPYELQLLLDNFKVQYMEMLNQMRSPTYKNFILSQIESERKKQKHLENRATQLEKQVNVLKHEGVKLINVKKKEMGLNGNTPAEISAEAKEVVKKHKKLQSKAKRLENQVAKLECKQKELMRQRQAELGVKLLPDIDVSPELFKDNVLREICAAFDHRKNLQSNVLQLEQDVFNLNLNETRVQAVRDQQSTGGVSKPCSNYVNHSQIYTGIQSTSKHDKNFEILVQKGRKNEIISTYDMNTTVPDIRNNSLRNSKTNDKNCVTYNSISASSSSQNRQICHNVKIETDANVPVIKQNIPITNFDISLESIITSVLNEDIQNTPRNTPVSLSGYHTQMSPIKLQTIKYQNNINHNNIISSRTRQEATRSRRNTKLNPPVNRVNFKVPTVDHASVITTAKESELTPQQQVYSQLQRPPPVERLEGLAYMYAQSKYATQLQPRPR from the coding sequence atgGAATTAAAATTACATTCTCCTGTTGGAGCTGAACCTGTATGTTATACTTGGCCATTAATCTACGGACGTGGAAATGATAAGCATGATAGAGCTACAGAAATTGTTGATACAATTCGATGGGTTTGTGAAGATCTACCTGTGCTAAAGTTACCTTTAGAGAATAACATACTCTGTAACTATGACACGAAGAGCTATGAAAGTATGAAATCTTTATGTGATCGGTACAACAAAGCTATAGATAGTGTAGTTGCTTTAGAGAAAGGCACTTCATTACCTGCTCACCGAACTGCAAATAGTCCATCTCGAGGTCTTTTAAAACATATCTTACTGCAAACATATAATTCTTCAGTTACAGCTCCAGAAAGGCTAAATCAATATGAACCATTTTCACCAGAGGTATATGGTGAAACATCATATGACCTTGTGTGTCAGATGATCGATCATATTAAAATATCTTCTGATGATGTTTTCATTGATCTGGGATCTGGGGTTGGACAAGTAGTTCTCCAAATGGCTGCAGCCACATCGTGCAAGTTATGTATCGGAATTGAATGTGCAGATGTACCTAGTTTATATGCTGAAAGTATGAGCAAGAATTTTCGTACATGGATGCGATGGTATGGAAAGAAATATGGGGAATATAAACTTATTAAAGGAGATTTCTTGGCAGAAGAATATAGAGAGAATATTAGTCAATCTAGCATAGTATTTGTTAATAACTTTGCATTCGGTCCAGCTCTTGATCATCAATTAAAAGAAAGATTTGCTGATCTAAGAGATGGAGTAAAAATAGTTTCTTCTAAGAATTTTTGTTCGTTAAATTTTCGAATATCAGATCGAAATCTAAGTGATATTGGTACAATTATGCATGTTTCTGAAATGCCGCCTTTAAAAGGATCTGTTTCTTGGACTGGAAGGCCTTTTTCCTACTTTCTACATACCATAGATCGTACAAAATTGGAatcatattttcaaaaattaaaacagGCTCAGTTGAGAAACAACGAGGATGATAACAATTCGAATTCTACCACCAGCTCCAGAGGAACAAGAGGTAAAATGTATTTACTCAGAAATTCTTCAGATTTTACTTCAGACTCGGATTCAGTTGATTGGAGCGTTGGCCATAAACCAAAAAGGGCTCGTCCCAATTATAAATCTATTAAAAGGAAGAGACCAGAAAGTCGTGCTCCAAAGAATAAGCATCAATTAAGGAAATTACAGTACAAAATATCTCCAGATACCAAAGCTCACAAGATTGAAGAGAAGCACAAAATTAAGGAAGAACAAATTAATGATTTGGACTTTCTTCATAATGAAACATTAGTAAGTATAGTATCAAAATTTGACGATAGTCCTGCACCTGGCTGTTTTAACCACAAGCTGACTGCCCTAAATACCGGTTTAATCGTTCATGAAGAGATCAGCATACCAGACCAACAATCAGAAACTCCTTATGAACTACAACTTCTTTTAGATAACTTTAAAGTGCAATACATGGAAATGCTTAATCAAATGAGAAGCCCAACATATAAAAACTTTATACTTTCGCAAATTGAAAgcgaaagaaaaaaacaaaaacatttagaaaatcGTGCGACGCAATTAGAAAAACAAGTCAACGTACTTAAACATGAAGGTGTAAAATTAATCAATgtgaagaaaaaagaaatgggATTAAATGGAAATACTCCTGCAGAAATCTCCGCTGAAGCCAAAGAAGTAGTCAAAAAGCACAAGAAGCTGCAATCAAAAGCCAAGAGATTAGAAAATCAAGTGGCTAAGTTAGAATGCAAACAAAAAGAGTTGATGCGTCAGAGACAAGCAGAACTTGGTGTTAAACTTTTGCCCGATATAGATGTATCACCGGAGCTTTTTAAAGATAACGTTCTAAGGGAAATATGCGCAGCATTTGATCATCGAAAAAATCTTCAAAGCAATGTTTTACAGTTAGAACAAGATGTCTTTAATCTGAATTTAAATGAAACCAGAGTACAAGCTGTACGAGATCAACAAAGTACCGGCGGCGTATCGAAACCTTGCAGTAATTATGTAAATCATTCACAAATTTACACGGGAATACAGAGCACATCGAAGCACGACAAAAATTTCGAAATTTTAGTTCAAAAGGgacgaaaaaatgaaataatttcaaCATACGACATGAATACTACAGTACCTGATATTAGAAATAACTCTCTTAGGAACAGTAAAACAAATGACAAAAACTGTGTAACATATAATAGTATATCTGCTTCATCGTCCAGTCAAAATCGCCAAATATGTCATAATGTTAAGATTGAGACTGATGCTAATGTACCCgtaattaaacaaaatatacctATAACAAACTTTGACATTAGTTTAGAAAGTATTATTACTTCAGTTCTTAACGAAGATATTCAGAATACACCTAGAAATACTCCAGTATCACTGTCTGGATATCACACACAAATGTCTCCCATCAAATTACAAACCATAAAATACCAAAACAATATAAACCACAATAACATTATCTCTAGTAGAACACGACAGGAAGCAACACGATCTCGTAGAAATACAAAGTTAAATCCACCTGTAAATAGAGTAAACTTTAAAGTACCGACTGTTGATCATGCTTCTGTAATTACCACTGCCAAAGAATCAGAACTAACTCCCCAGCAACAGGTTTACAGCCAATTACAGAGACCGCCTCCCGTAGAAAGGCTGGAAGGATTGGCTTATATGTACGCCCAATCAAAGTATGCTACTCAATTACAACCACGTCCAAGGTGA